A stretch of the Euleptes europaea isolate rEulEur1 chromosome 14, rEulEur1.hap1, whole genome shotgun sequence genome encodes the following:
- the CUTA gene encoding protein CutA, translating into MLKTDWFIQRFQALLSASNSRPGCLTLLLAMGLSLLMYPVLRTISLQLHAALTGSYISGTHSVAFVNCPNEQIAREIARAIMDRKLAACVNILPKTSTMYIWKGEIEEATEILLLVKTRTSKIRELSDYVRSIHPFEVPEIISLLIDQGNPAYLQWIKESVP; encoded by the exons ATGTTGAAAACAGATTGGTTCATCCAGCGTTTCCAGGCGCTTCTGAGCGCTTCCAACTCCCGCCCAGGATGCTTGACTCTGCTGCTG GCCATGGGTTTATCTTTGCTGATGTATCCAGTGCTAAGAACAATCAGCCTCCAGCTGCACGCAGCTCTGACCGGCAGCTACATCTCAGGGACTCATTCTGTGGCTTTCGTCAACTGCCCCAATGAGCAAATCGCAAGAGAAATTGCAAG GGCGATTATGGACCGGAAACTGGCTGCTTGTGTGAACATCCTCCCCAAAACTTCAACCAT GTATATTTGGAAAGGGGAGATTGAAGAAGCTACAGAGATACTTCTG cTAGTGAAAACGAGGACATCTAAAATCAGGGAGTTGTCAGACTACGTCAG ATCCATACATCCTTTTGAGGTACCTGAAATCATCAGCCTGCTCATTGACCAAGGAAACCCAGCCTATCTGCAGTGGATCAAAGAGAGTGTTCCATAG
- the PSMD5 gene encoding 26S proteasome non-ATPase regulatory subunit 5 gives MATPGVDAALELLRRLSGLRDPVEELRELRVAVQSLPPGALLERGPEFHLDGLFVLMAQGDSEQISSCIAILDRLLQAMDPLYVIRNFGDQLQKGLFHHDDLVKILTISQVGRIAEDQLAVKEILSTPELLRQIIYCIAAEKMSVAREAIKSLSRTAESPEGLEVLLAGNFLVDLKNVMAKSDVIRYRVYELVVNIASSSPDSLNYCVNSGLLSQLIEELTGNDMLVRATCIEMVTSLAHAPHGRQYLAQQGVIDKISNIIIGAESDPFSSLYLPGFVKFFGNLAIVDSPEQVCEQYPVFMKKVFSMAEGHDPTTYGVAVDTLGILGSTLEGKLVLQKLGRRFHHMLNRMGCQAKSAPTEVRVRCLDALASIFYLPPEQQTEDFLGMVESWFSCLSSQPLELFRGISTQPFPDLHCGALRVFTAIANQPWAQRLMIASPGFLEYVVDRSVDPDKPSKEAKYELVKALASSKTSAEIFGNQHFLKLQGYMHEGPYYVKALSTPAVEGAD, from the exons ATGGCGACGCCCGGAGTGGACGCCGCGCTGGAGCTGCTCCGGCGCCTCTCGGGGCTGCGGGATCCCGTGGAGGAGCTGCGGGAGCTGCGCGTGGCCGTGCAGTCGCTGCCCCCCGGCGCTCTCCTGGAGCGGGGGCCGGAATTCCACCTGGACGGGCTCTTCGTGCTCATGGCGCAGGGTGACAG TGAGCAGATCTCCTCATGCATTGCCATCCTGGATCGGCTCCTCCAAGCCATGGATCCCTTATATGTAATCCGAAACTTCGGGGATCAACTTCAGAAAGGCCTCTTCCATCATGATGATTTGGTCAAAATTCTTACTATATCTCAG GTTGGAAGAATAGCCGAAGACCAGCTTGCAGTTAAAGAAATCCTCAGCACTCCAGAATTGCTGAGGCAGATCATTTACTGCATTGCTGCAGAGAAGATGTCCGTGGCCCGGGAG GCCATCAAGTCCCTGTCAAGGACAGCAGAATCCCCTGAAGGGCTGGAGGTGTTGCTTGCTGGCAACTTCCTGGTTGACTTGAAAAACGTCATGGCCAAGAGCGATGTCATACGCTACCGAGTGTACGAG CTCGTTGTCAACATCGCCTCATCGTCGCCGGATTCTCTGAACTACTGCGTGAACAGTGGCTTGCTTTCGCAGCTGATTGAGGAGCTGACCGGGAACGACATGCTTGTCAG AGCTACCTGTATTGAGATGGTGACGTCTCTCGCCCACGCTCCGCATGGGCGTCAGTATCTTGCCCAGCAAGGAGTCATCGACAAGATTTCCAACATTATCATTGGGGCAGAGTCAGATCCTTTTTCCAGCCTCTACTTGCCAG GCTTTGTGAAGTTTTTTGGCAACCTGGCCATAGTCGACAGCCCAGAACAGGTCTGTGAGCAATACCCCGTCTTTATGAAGAAGGTCTTCAGCATGGCGGAAGGCCACGACCCAACCACGTATGGTGTGGCCGTGGATACGCTTGGGATCTTGGGTTCGACCTTGGAGGGGAAGCTGGTCTTGCAGAAGCTGG GGAGGCGATTTCATCACATGCTAAATCGAATGGGATGTCAGGCAAAGAGCGCCCCGACAGAGGTGCGGGTCCGATGTCTGGATGCCCTGGCATCTATTTTCTACTTACCT CCAGAGCAGCAGACAGAAGACTTCCTGGGAATGGTAGAGTCCTGGTTCTCCTGCCTGTCTAGCCAGCCGCTGGAACTCTTCAGGGGCATCAGTACCCAGCCGTTCCCTGACCTCCACTGTGGTGCCTTACGGGTCTTCACT GCCATCGCTAACCAACCCTGGGCCCAGAGGCTGATGATCGCTAGCCCAGGCTTTCTGGAATATGTCGTGGACAGATCGGTGGATCCTGATAAGCCTTCCAAGGAAGCCAAATACGAACTCGTCAAGGCCCTCGCCAGTTCCAAGACAAGCGCGGAGATCTTTGGGAACCAGCATTTTCTAAAGCTTCAGGGTTATATGCATGAAGGGCCTTATTACGTCAAGGCTCTTTCCACCCCGGCTGTGGAAGGGGCTGATTAA